The following are encoded together in the Penicillium digitatum chromosome 3, complete sequence genome:
- a CDS encoding DNA ligase 4: protein MDSDEILSQELLGQEKEEDIKAKYPNRPHNRAPTLPFHELYLNLLNPLSELKKKLSGPAPARRKVGPNGKGAASLNPFERRRDVIERFISRWRKDVGNDIYPALRLILPDKDRDRPMYGIKEKAIGKMLVKIMKINKESEDGYNLLNWKLPGQGATTRMAGDFAGRCFDVLSKRPMRTEPGDMTIDEVNEKLDKLSAASKEDEQLPILTEFYRRMNPEELLWLVRIILRQMKVGATERTLFDVWHPDAENLYSISSSLRRVCWELHDPNIRLEGEERGIALMQCFQPQLAQFQMHSFEKIIARMKPTEDDHVFWIEEKMDGERMQLHMAPDDSIQGGRKFGFWSRKAKEYTYLYGNGIYDENGALTRHLKDAFVDGVQSIILDGEMITWDPEQDAMVPFGTLKTAALAEQRNPFSNAPRPLFRVFDILHLNGRDLTKYALRDRRNALEKTIRPVYRRFEIHSYEEATTTTEVEKALRKVVAEASEGLVLKNPRSPYRLNERHDDWMKVKPDYMTEFGESLDVVVIGGYYGSGHRGGALSSFLCGLRVDDSTQAAEKCWSFCRVGGGFTAADYQEVRHHTEGKWKVWDAKKPPTNFIELAGGDAQHERPDMWIKPSDSIVLCAKAASVAISDQFRMGLTLRFPRFKKLRKDKDWKSALSVQEFLDLKSNAEQEHREKEFSVDNSRKKRVKRATKKPLTVAGYDDNIDVQYLEPSGHIFDELNFFVMTESTSPEKKTKLQLEQLVKANGGKIYQTKTAAVDTLCVADRRTVKVASLQRSGEQNIIRPSWLIDCIKQNEIDIGLPDLLLPFEPRHMFFMREDEEEEVVANVDQFMDSYARDTTVEELKEVFKQMEQNQEQPDHALDPETIQRVEARIQEKINAGYTVPCGWLFRGLKFYFHSNGDRQDESASQELWKKSQPLYLARNTARFAGAESASSLKSSGTTHVIVDPETLSSADISSLRKSLAEKPGAKMPHLVSASWVDECWKNRTLLDEERFPVPR, encoded by the exons ATGGATTCCGACGAGATCCTAAGTCAGGAGCTCCTGGggcaagagaaagaagaagacatAAAAGCAAA ATACCCCAATAGACCTCACAACCGGGCCCCGACATTGCCATTTCACGAACTGTACCTTAACCTATTAAATCCACTTAGTGAACTCAAGAAGAAGCTATCAGGGCCTGCTCCAGCTCGCCGAAAAGTTGGTCCCAATGGCAAAGGTGCTGCGAGTCTCAACCCGTTCGAGCGCCGGCGCGATGTGATTGAGCGCTTCATTTCACGGTGGCGCAAGGATGTCGGCAACGACATTTACCCTGCTCTTCGACTGATTCTTCCCGACAAAGATCGCGATCGACCAATGTACGGGATCAAGGAGAAGGCTATCGGGAAGATGCTCGTCAAGATCATGAAGATCAACAAAGAATCAGAAGATGGATACAATCTTCTGAATTGGAAGCTTCCTGGCCAGGGTGCTACAACACGCATGGCGGGTGACTTTGCGGGAAGATGCTTCGATGTTCTCTCGAAGCGGCCCATGCGGACCGAGCCGGGTGACATGACGATCGACGAGGTTAATGAGAAGCTGGATAAGCTATCGGCTGCATCAAAGGAGGATGAACAACTGCCAATCTTGACGGAATTCTACCGGAGGATGAACCCCGAAGAACTTCTGTGGCTCGTCCGCATAATACTTCGGCAGATGAAGGTTGGTGCTACCGAGCGAACACTCTTCGATGTCTGGCATCCCGATGCCGAGAATCTGTACAGCATATCTAGCAGTCTGCGGCGTGTTTGCTGGGAGCTGCATGATCCCAATATCCGGCTTGAGGGAGAGGAGCGTGGCATCGCGTTGATGCAATGCTTCCAGCCGCAGCTGGCCCAATTTCAGATGCATTCATTTGAGAAAATCATTGCTCGTATGAAACCAACAGAAGACGACCACGTCTTTTGGATTGAGGAGAAAATGGATGGTGAGCGTATGCAACTCCATATGGCGCCTGACGATTCGATCCAAGGCGGTCGAAAATTTGGCTTCTGGTCGCGCAAAGCGAAGGAATATACCTATCTATACGGGAACGGAATTTACGATGAGAACGGTGCTCTGACAAGGCATCTAAAAGATGCTTTCGTGGATGGAGTACAGAGCATTATTCTCGACGGCGAAATGATTACCTGGGATCCTGAACAGGACGCCATGGTTCCCTTTGGCACGCTCAAAACCGCGGCCCTGGCGGAACAACGCAATCCGTTCTCAAATGCTCCACGACCCTTGTTCCGTGTTTTTGATATATTACATCTCAATGGGCGCGACCTAACAAAGTATGCCCTTCGTGATCGTCGTAATGCCCTGGAGAAGACTATCCGACCTGTATATCGCCGGTTTGAAATTCACTCTTATGAGGAAGCTACTACCACCACAGAAGTTGAAAAGGCTTTGCGGAAGGTTGTCGCTGAGGCGTCAGAGGGTCTTGTATTGAAGAACCCGCGCTCTCCATATCGACTGAACGAACGCCATGATGACTGGATGAAAGTAAAACCAGACTATATGACCGAATTTGGAGAGTCCCTTGACGTTGTTGTGATTGGCGGATACTATGGTTCAGGTCATCGAGGAGGTGCGCTGTCCAGTTTTCTTTGTGGACTACGAGTCGACGACAGCACACAAGCAGCAGAAAAATGCTGGTCCTTTTGTCGGGTTGGTGGCGGGTTCACAGCAGCTGACTACCAGGAGGTCCGCCATCATACAGAGGGCAAGTGGAAGGTGTGGGATGCGAAAAAGCCTCCGACTAACTTTATCGAACTGGCGGGCGGAGACGCCCAGCATGAACGTCCAGATATGTGGATCAAACCATCCGACTCGATTGTCTTGTGTGCAAAAGCTGCATCTGTCGCAATCAGTGATCAATTTCGCATGGGATTGACGTTGCGCTTCCCTCGCTTTAAGAAATTGCGCAAGGACAAGGACTGGAAAAGCGCGCTCtcggttcaggagtttctTGATCTAAAGTCTAACGCAGAGCAAGAGCATCGGGAGAAGGAGTTCTCTGTTGATAACTCTCGGAAGAAACGAGTGAAGAGGGCCACTAAGAAACCGCTCACCGTTGCCGGGTACGACGATAATATCGATGTCCAGTATCTTGAACCTTCTGGGCATATCTTCGATGAGCTTAACTTCT TTGTAATGACCGAGTCGACCAGcccagaaaagaaaacaaaactTCAACTGGAACAACTCGTGAAGGCTAATGGTGGTAAGATATATCAAACCAAGACAGCTGCGGTAGACACCCTCTGTGTTGCTGATCGGA GAACGGTCAAAGTAGCCTCATTACAAAGGAGTGGAGAGCAAAACATCATTCGACCATCTTGGCTTATCGACTGCATCAAGCAGAATGAGATAGATATAGGCCTgccagatcttcttcttccgttCGAACCACG ACACATGTTTTTCATGAGAGaggacgaagaggaagaagtcGTAGCAAATGTCGACCAATTTATGGACAGCTACGCTCGCGATACAACTGTTGAGGAGCTCAAGGAA GTATTCAAGCAAATGGAACAAAACCAAGAGCAGCCCGACCATGCCTTGGACCCAGAAACCATTCAGAGAGTCGAGGCTCGCATCCAGGAAAAAATAAATGCTGGTTACACAGTGCCCTGCGGGTGGCTCTTCCGAGGCTTGAAGTTTTACTTCCACTCGAACGGGGATCGGCAGGACGAATCAGCCTCCCAAGAACTGTGGAAGAAGAGCCAACCACTCTACTTGGCTCGCAACACAGCCCGGTTTGCAGGTGCCGAGAGCGCCAGCTCCTTGAAGAGCTCGGGCACCACACATGTGATAGTCGACCCGGAGACTTTGTCGTCAGCGGACATATCATCTCTCCGAAAGTCTCTGGCCGAGAAGCCAGGTGCGAAAATGCCGCATCTTGTTAGTGCGAGCTGGGTGGACGAATGCTGGAAAAATCGCACATTGCTGGATGAAGAGA GATTCCCGGTTCCGCGATGA
- a CDS encoding kinase-like domain-containing protein, which translates to MSLSEAQDASYNRVFQLEVARALAAQLVLAVDRFTEDGNPINRAPYRSWKDRLEQDVQEPRQRKGMPRIEAAERDAIFKMLKSMLTFRSENRSSAKQILECEWMQPLGDRVA; encoded by the exons ATGAGTCTCTCCGAGGCACAAGATGCTTCATATAACCGCGTTTTCCAATTGGAGGTTGCTCGGGCCTTAGCGGCACAGCTAGTCCTTGCGGTTGA CAGATTCACGGAAGATGGGAATCCGATCAATCGGGCCCCTTACCGGTCATGGAAGGATAGACTCGAACAAGATGTGCAGGAGCCTCGACAGAGGAAAGGGATGCCGCGCATTGAAGCGGCCGAGAGGGATGCTATCTTCAAGATGCTGAAGTCAATGCTAACATTCAGGTCTGAGAATCGCTCTTCTGCGAAGCAGATCCTCGAATGTGAATGGATG CAGCCTCTCGGTGACCGCGTCGCATGA